In the genome of Dermatobacter hominis, the window GGAGAGCACCTCGCGGATGGACGGGTCGGCGCGGAGGTCGTCGCGCAGCCGGTCGTCGAGCATCGACCACATCCACCGCACCTGCTGGGCCCGCCGCCTCGCCTCGAGCTCGCCCGTCGCCGACAGCTTCTCCCGATGCACCTCGACCTGGTGCCACAGCTCGTCGAGGCCGACGCCGGTGAGACCCGAGCACGTCACGACCGGCGGCGTCCACGTCGGCGAGCTCGGCGACATCAGGTGCAGCGCAGCGCGGTAGTCGGCAGCGGCGAGCTCGGCGCGGGTCCGGTTGTCGCCGTCGGCCTTGTTGACCGCCACCATGTCGGCCAGCTCGAGGACGCCCTTCTTGATCCCCTGCAGCTCGTCGCCGGCGCCCGAGAGCATCAGCACGAGGAAGAAGTCGACCATGTCGGCGACCACGGTCTCCGACTGGCCCACGCCGACCGTCTCGACCAGCACGACGTCGAAGCCCGCCGCCTCGCACACGAGGATCGTCTCTCTCGTCGCGCGGGTGACCCCGCCGAGCGACCGGCCGGCGGGCGACGGCCGCACGAACGCGTCGGGATCGACCGCCAGCCGCTCCATGCGCGTCTTGTCGCCGAGGATCGAGCCACCGGTCCGGGAGCTCGTCGGGTCGACGGCCAGGACCGCGACCCGGTGGCCGGCCGCGGTCAGGTCGATGCCGAGCTGGTCGATGAACGTGCTCTTCCCGACGCCGGGCACACCGGTGATGCCGACCCGGTGCGCCCCGCCGGTCGACGGCAGGAGCGCCTGGATCAGCTCCTGGGCCATGCGCCGGTGGTCCGGGTTCTGGCTCTCGATCAACGTGATGGCCCGGGCGAGGACCGTGCGGTCGCCGGCCCGCACGCCGTCCACGTAATCCGAGACCGGGAGCAGGGCGGCCATCGGGCGGCACCCTAGTGCGGCCCCTGCCCGCGCCCGCCGGCCCGCACCCGGGGCCGGGCTACAGGGTCCCCGATCGCGCGGCCTAGGGTGTCGGCCCGGAGAAGGAAGTCGCGGGACAGGGCAACAGCAGGAGCCGAGCGGGCGATGGCTCGTAGGACCAGGGATCAGCGACGCATCGACTACCTCGACATCGGGGTGGAGCTCCTCACCGAGGGCGCCGCGTCACGACCCGATCCGGGCCTCGCGTTCGCCCACGTGCGCATCGCGGACGTCGCCGAGCGCGCCGGCGTCACGAAGGGCGCGCTGTACCACCTGTGGGACTCGCAGGAGTCGTACTGGTCGGACCTCCTCCGCTTCGTGCTCGACGAGGGGCGCCTGGCCGGTATGCCCGACGTCGCCGGCGCCACACTCGAGCTCGCCGACCGCACCGAGGAGCTGCCCACCCCGGTCGAGTGGGCGAACTTCGTCTTCGACCGCTTCAAGGACGACCCGTCGTTCTTCGCCCGCGTCGGGCTGTTCTCCTACCTGCAGGAGGGCGAGGTCCGCGACGAGCTCGACCAGGAGTTCAGGTCGAGCCTCGAGGAGTTCGAGTCGATGGTCGCCACCGCGGTCGAGGACATGGGCCGCAGGCCCCGGCCCGGCACCGACCTCCGCGACTTCAGCGCCGCGGTGGCGTCGCTGGTGCACGGCTTCTGCCTGGAGCACCGGATCGACCCCACGCGCACGCCCGACTTCACCGTCGACGGCGAGCGGACGAGCCTGTTCGCGGTGTGCGTGGTCGGCATGCTCGAGGCCTTCACCGAGCCGGCCGCCGAGCACGCGCAGCGGGTGGCGAGCTGATGGGCCGGCCCACCGCGGCCGAGCGCCGCCGCGCCTACCTGCAGGTCGGCGCCGACATGGTGACCCTGCACGGGCCCGCCGCCACCGACGACGGCACCCTCGATGCGCTGGCCAACGTGAAGGTCGCCGACGTGGCCCGTCGTGCCGGCGTCACGAAGGGTGCGCTGTACCACATCTGGGATTCCCAGGAGGACTACCGCCGCGACCTGTTCCAGCACCTGCTCGACATCGGCGAGCGGGCGAACGTCGAGCAGGCCGAGCAGCTGCTCGCCGACGCGGTCGACGACGACGGCGAGCCGATCACCGACACGACCGAGCTGGCCACGCGCCTCGCCTCCGCGGCCTACCGCGAGATGCGTGACGACCCGAAGATGCTGGCCCGGTTCAGCTTCTACAACTACGCCCACGACCCCCGCGTGAACGAGATGCTCGCCGAGGGCGTCGCCGCGTTCGACGTCTACTACGAGCGCTACCTGGCCGCGGCCGGCCGACGGATGCGGGCGCCGTTCGAGCTGCGCCACCTGATCACGTCGGTCAACTCGTACCTGTTCGGCACGATCATCCGCCACCGCATCACCGGCGGGACCGACACGACGATCGACGAGGCCGAGCTCTACGCCGAGGGCTTCCGGGCGATCCTGCTCCACCTCACCGAGCCCGATCCTGACGCCGAGGCGGCGGCCGCCACCGCCTGACCCGCCGGGACCGGTCAGGACGTGAGGTCGTAGCCGAGCTGGTCGGCGAGGCGGTCGAGCAGGTCCGAGGCCGCCTCGTGGATCACCGTGCCGGGCGGGAAGACTGCGGCGGCGCCGGCGTCGTAGAGCGCCTGGTAGTCCTGCGGCGGGATCACGCCGCCGACCACGACGAGGATGTCGGGGCGGCCGAGCGCCTCGAGCGCCCGCTTGAGCTCGGGTACCAGCGTGAGGTGGCCGGCCGCGAGCGACGACGGGCCGACGATGTGCACGTCGGCCTCGACGGCCTGGCGGGCCACCTCCTCGGGCGTCTGGAACAGCGGTCCGATGTCGACGTCCCAGCCGAGGTCGGCGAACGCGGACGCGATCACCTTCTGACCGCGGTCGTGGCCGTCCTGGCCCATCTTGGCGAGCAGGATGCGGGGGCGGCGGCCGTCGGCGGCCTCGAACGCCTCCACCTTGCGCCTGACCTCGTCCACGGCACCGCCCTTCTCGCCGAGCTCGCTGCGGTAGACGCCGGAGATCGAGCGGATGTCGGCGCGGTGGCGGCCGTAGACCTTCTCCAGCGCGTCGCTGATCTCGCCGACCGACGCCTTGGCCCGGGCCGCGGCGACGCCGAGGTCGAGCAGGTTGCCGTCGCCGCGGTCCGCCGCGTTCGTCAGCGCCTCCAGCGCGGCGCGCACGGCGTCGTCGTCGCGCTCGGCCCGCAGCCGCTCCAGCTTGGCGATCTGGCCGGCCCGCACGGCCGAGTTGTCGACCTTCAGGACGTCGATGTCCTCGTTCTCGTCGAGGCGGTACTTGTTGACGCCGATCACCGGCTGGCGACCGGCGTCGATGCGGGCCTGGGTGCGGGCGGCCGCCTCCTCGATCCGCAGCTTGGGGATGCCGGCCTCGATGGCCTTGGCCATGCCGCCGACCTCGTCGACCTCGCCGATGTGCGCGAGGGCCTTGGCCGCCAGCTCGGCGGTCAGCCGCTCGACGTAGTAGCTGCCGCCCCACGGGTCGATGACCCGCGTCGTGCCGGACTCCTGCTGCAGGAACAGCTGGGTGTTGCGGGCGATGCGGGCCGAGAAGTCGGTCGGCAGCGCCAGCGCCTCGTCGAGCGAGTTGGTGTGGAGGCTCTGGGTGTGGCCCTGGGTCGACGCCATCGCCTCGACGCAGGTGCGGATCACGTTGTTGAAGACGTCCTGCGCCGTCAGCGACCAGCCCGAGGTCTGCGAGTGCGTGCGCAGCGACAGCGACTTGTCGTTCGACGGCGAGAAGCGCTCCTTCACGAGCTTCGCCCACAGGAGGCGGGCAGCCCGCATCTTGGCGATCTCCATGAAGAAGTTCATGCCGATCGCCCAGAAGAACGACAGCCGGGGCGCGAACCGGTCGACCTCGAGCCCGGCGTCGAGGCCGGCCTGGATGTACTCGAGCCCGTCGGCGAGCGTGTACGCGAGCTCGAGGTCCGCCGTCGCGCCCGCCTCCTGCATGTGGTAGCCGGAGATCGAGATCGAGTTGAACCTCGGCATCCGCTCCGACGTGTAGCTGAAGATGTCGGAGATGATCCGCATGGAGGGGGCCGGCGGGTAGATGTAGGTGTTCCGGACCATGAACTCCTTGAGGATGTCGTTCTGGATCGTGCCGGCGAGCTGCTCGGGCTTCACGCCCTGCTCCTCGGCGGCGACGATGTAGAGCGACAGCACCGGCAGGACGGCGCCGTTCATGGTCATGGAGACCGACATCTGGTCGAGCGGGATGCCGTCGAACAGGACCCGCATGTCGTAGATCGAGTCGATGGCCACGCCGGCCATGCCGACGTCGCCGGCCACCCGGGGGTTGTCGGAGTCGTAGCCGCGGTGGGTCGGCAGGTCGAAGGCCACCGAGAGGCCCTTCTGACCGGCGGCGAGGTTGCGGCGGTAGAAGGCGTTGGAGTCCTCGGCCGTGGAGAAGCCCGCGTACTGGCGGATCGTCCACGGCTGGTTCACGTACATGGTGGGGTACGGGCCGCGGAGGAAGGGCGGGAGGCCGGGGTACGTGTCGAGGAAGTCGAGGCCCTCGAGGTCGGCCGCCGAGTAGAGCGGCGCGACGCCGATGCCCTCGGGCGTCTCCCACACCTGCTTGTCGGTCTCGAGCCCGGTCGTCTCCTCCGACGCCGCGGCCCAGCGGGCCCGGGCGTCGGCCGGCGCCGCGCTCGGCGGCGGCAGCTCGACGGTGCTGAGGTCGGGGACCTCGAACTTCGCAGTCATGCGGATCCCTTCCCACCGGCGTCGGCGAGGCCGAGGGCGTCCTGCGCCCGCTCCAGCACGGCCAGCACGTCGACGCCGACGTGCACGAACTCATCGACGCCGGCCGCCTCCTCGGCGGCGCGGCGGTCGCCGGGGTTCCCGGCGAGGTAGACGACCTCGGCCCCGGCGGCCTTCAGCGCGGCGGCGGTGGCCGTGGCCCGCTCCTCGTACACGGCGTCCGAGGAGCAGATGCAGGCGAGCCGGGCGCCGCTGGCCACGAGGTCCTCGGCCGCCTCGTCGGCCGAGGTGAACCCGGTGGTCGAGCCCCGCTCCGACGTGACGGCCCGGAGGCCGCCGGCCTCGAACAGGTTCTTGGCGTAGGTCGCACGGGCGGTGTGGGTGGCCACCGGTCCGAGGTTGGCCAGGAAGACGACGGGGTCGGTCCCGCCGGCCCGGGCGGCGTCCGCGCGGTCGCGGAGCGACTCGAAGCGCTCGGCCCAGCGGACGGGTACGAGCAACGGCTGCCCGCCGCCGTCGGGCGAGGCCGGCGGGGGCGGGTCCTCGCCGAGGTCCGGGAACTCGCTGACCCCGGTGATGGGCGCCTTGCGGGTGGCGACGCGGGCGAGGCGGGCGTCGCGGACCTCGACGATCCGGGCCGCCAGCGTGCCGTCGAGCAGCACGGTCGGCATGCCGCCGGTCGCCTCCAGCTCCTGGAAGATCCGCCAGCCGACGGCGGCGATCTCGTCGGTCAGGCTCTCGACGTAGCCGGACCCGCCGGCCGGGTCGAGCACGCGGCCGAGGTTCGACTCCTCCTGGAGCAGCAGCTGGGTGTTGCGGGCCATGCGGCGGCCGAGGTCGCTGGGGTCGCCGAGCAGCAGGTCGTACGGGTGGGCGGTGATGCCGTCGGCGCCGCCCACGCCGGCGGCGAACACCGCGGCGGTCGTGCGGAGGAGGTTCACCCACGGGTCGCGGCGGGTGAGCATGCGGCGGGCGGCGGTCACGTGCAGCGTGGGTGCCTGCGCCGCCTCCGACGCTCCGCAGGCGGCGAGCAGCGTGGCCCACAGCCGTCGCGCCGCACGCAGCTTGGCGACGGTCGAGAACACGTCCTCGTCGGCCGCGAGCTCGAGCTCGATCTGGCCGGCGGCCTCGTCCGCGGTCAGGCCGGCGTCGGCCATCGCCCGCAGGTAGGCCGCCCCGGTCGAGAGCATGACGGTGAGTTCCTGGCCTTCGGAGGCGCCGGCCTCGACCGCCGGCAGCGTGCTCACGGTGACCGAGCGGACCTTGGGCTGCTCGGCGGCGGTGCGGGCGGCGAGGCGACCCAGCTCGGCGAGCAGGGCCTCGGGGTCACGGCCCTCGCCGCCGTTCGCGGCGAGCGCGGCGAGCGGGTCGGCGCCGAAGCCGCCGACGGCGGTACGGGGCTCGATCCCCCGGTCGGACCAGAGCGCGATCAGGGCGTCGGCCGCGGCGGTGGCGTCGAAGCCGGGCCGCAGCACGACCGGCGCGAGGTCGAGGTAGACGCCCTCGAGCGTCCGGGCGAGCGCAGCCGGGTCGCCGCCCCAGGGGACCTCGAGGCTGGTCACGCCCCGCTCGAGGTCCTGCAGCGCACGGGCGTTGGCGGTCGCCGGGTCGGGACCGGTGACGATCGAGCGGATGTCCCAGGCGACCTCGACCCGCCCGGCGGCGTGCGCGCCCCGGGTGAAGGGGGCCTGGCCGGGGAAACCGGCCTCGTCACGGCGGCCCGGGCTGTTGCTCGGCGTGTAGAGCGGCTGGACGGTGATGCCGTCGGCCGTCCGACCCACGAGCTTGGTGAACGGCGCTCCCTTGAGCACCTTGTCCACCGCGGCGAGCCACGCGTCCTCGTCCGCGGGCTCGAACCCTCCCGCCAGTGCCGTCGCCGTCGGTTCGGACACCCGTTCGCCTCCGCGTCCCGTCGGCCGTGGTTCCGGCCGCCGCCGTTCGAGGTTACCGAACCTCGCTGTAGGGGTCCGAAGCCGGGGTCGCCGGTCGGGGCGGTGCGGGCGGCTGCGACGGGGCGGTCGGTCGGGCGGCGCCGGTGCGGGGCGGCGGGGCGAACATGTCGGCCGGCGCGGCGAACATGTCGGCTGGCGGGGCGGCGGCTGCCGACGCGGCTGCTGCCGGGGCCGGCGCCGGGGCGGGGGGCGGGACGGGCGCGGCCGTGGCGGTCGGGACGGGCGCGGCCATGGGCGCCGGGACAGTCGCTGACGGTGGGCCCGAGGTGCGGCGGTTCGGCGTGCGCGGGGCGGCGGTGCGGCGGGTCGAGAGGAACCGGTACGCCGTCAGGGCGGTCAGGACCGCCATCAGCCCGAACGTCACGATCCGGAACACGGGGTTGCCCGAGTCCGTGCCGGCGGTCATGGCGTGGATCGCCACCATGACGGCGACCGGGTACGAGAGGAAGTGGAGCCCCCGCCAGACCTTGCGGGGCATCCGACGCTGCAGCAGCGACGTGCCCTCGACCACCAGCAGCATCCAGAACGCCCCGATGCCCCAGGCCACCGCACCGGCCCGGTAGGCGGACTGGAACGGCACGAACAGCTCGCGCCACGCGAAGTGGGCGTAGCTGTCGAGGAACAGCGCGACGAGGTGGAGCCCGAGGAAGACCACGCTGAGCCCGCCCAGCATCCGGTGCATGTCGGTGAGCCACGCCGGCATCCCCTTCCGGGGGATCACCTTGGTCGTGAGGAGCAGGCCCCACACGAGCGTGAGCGCGATGAGGACGCCGGCGACCATGCCGCTCGACCGCGCGACCCACCACCAGAGCTGGGACGTCACGCGCGGATCCTCACGCTCCGGGGTGTCGGGACGTCGCCCGCCGAGCTTGAGCCCGTCGGCCGCAGGTGTGGCCGGTCGGACGACCGCGTCGGGCCGGGTCGGACCGGCGCTGCGGTGGCCGCTCGGGTCGGTCGGTGGGCGGATCCCATGGGGAGATCCTGCGCCCCGATCCTGAGCGCCAGCCCTGAGCCGGGTGAGAGCCGGGTTGGATCCGGCGATCGGCGCGGACGAGGGTCCGCGCCGCCGCTCAGGAGTCCGACGACGGCGTCGGGTGGTGGAACGCGAGCAGCGTGCCGGCTCCGGCGAGGACGCCGACGACGCCGGCGATGATCGCCCCGCGCCAGTCCTTGGTGAGCTCGTCCGCGATGCCGAACGCGTGGTCGAGCGACCAGCGCCCCGGGCCGAGTGCGCCGATGCCCCAGCCGAGGAAGCCGAGCACCATGACGTACTCCCAGCCGTTCTTGAACATGAAGAACGAGCCGCGGTGGTCGGTGCGGGCCGCCACGACGCAGATGCCGATCAGGCCGGCAGCGGCGAGCGGGGTGAGCAGGCCGACGGTGAGCAGGGCGCCGGCGCCGAGCTCGGTGGTGGCGGCCATGTAGGCGTTGAGGCGGCCCGGCTTCATCCCGAGGCTCTCGAACCAGCCGGCCGTGCCGTCGATCTTCCCGCCCCGGAACACCTTGTTGTAGCCGTGCAGGAACAGCGTCACGCCCGCCACGACCCGCAGCACGAGCAGGATGACGTCGAACTCGCTGGCACTGATGTAGGTCATGGTCGGCCCACCTCCGGCCGGCGATCGTACGACAGAGATATAGGGGTGCACACGGACATCCCTTGTCGCGATCCGACCCTCAGAATCCCGGGCGCCGGACTAGGAAGGGCCCGTGACCGATGCGCTCGAACCGCTGCCCGAGGACTGGGACCGCGCCCTCGCCGTCGTCGCGCACCCCGACGACCTGGAGTACGGCGCCGCGTCGGCGGTCGCCCGGTGGACCGCGCAGGGCAAGTCCGTGACCTACCTGCTCGTCACCGACGGCGAGGCCGGCATCGACGGCATCCCGCCCGAGGAGTGCGGCCCGCTCCGCCGGCAGGAGGAGATCGCCTCCGCAAGGATCGTCGGCGTGGAGACCGTCGAGTTCCTCGGCCGCCCGGACGGGCTCGTCACCGCGGACGTGGCGCTGCGGCGGGACCTCGCAGCGGCGATCCGCCGGCACCGACCCGACGTCGTCGTGTCGATCAACTTCCGCGACCAGTGGGGCGGCGCGGGCTGGAACCACGTCGACCACCGGGCGACCGGGCTGGCGCTGCTCGACGCCGCCCGTGACGCGGGCAACCGCTGGCTGTTCACCGACCTGGCCGATCCCGACTCGGGAGACCACCTCGAGCCGTGGCCGGGCGTCCGCTTCGCCGCCTTCTCGGGCTCGGACCTCGCGACCCACGCGGTCGACGTGACCGACTGGATCCACAAGGGCGTCGAGTCGCTCGAGGCGCACCGCACCTACCTCGACGGGCTGCCCGAGGGCACGCTCGGCACGGACCCGAAACCGTTCCTGCGTGGGTTCGCCGCGCAGACGGGACCGCGCCTCGGCGTGGAGCTGGCGGTGTCGTTCGAGGTCATCGACCTCTGAGCCGATCCGGCTCGCAGATTTCTCGGGTCGGGATCGCGACAAGGGTTGTCGCTGTGCACCCCTATATCCGGGTGTGGGCTCCGGGTCAGCGGGCGCCGCGGAGGAGCTGGCCGGCGCGAACCCCCTGGTCCTCGCCGTCGCGCAGCGTGACCTGACCCGACTTGATCGTCGCCCGGTAGCCCTCGGCCCGCTGGATGAACCGCCGGGCGTCGCCGGGCAGGTCGTGCACCATCTCGGGACGGTGCAGGCTCAGCGCGTCGAGGTCGATCAGGTTCACGTCGGCGAGCTTGCCCGGGGCGAGCACGCCCCGGTCGCCGAGCCCGTAGAGCGTCGCGGTCTCGGACGTCAGCGTGCGGACCGCCTGCTCGACCGACATGCCCTCGGCCCGGTCGCGGGCCCAGTGCGTGAGCAGGTAGGTCGGCGTCGACGCGTCGCACGTGGTCCCGCAGTGGGCGCCCCCGTCGCCGAGGCCCCAGCGGGTGGCCGGGCTGGTCAGCATCTCGTGGACGGCGTCGAGGTTGAAGTCCGTGTAGTTGAGGAGCGGCCGCATGATCAGGGCGTTGCCGTCGTCGCCCATGAGGTCGTCGTAGTACACCTCCCACGGGCTCACGCCCCGGGCGCGAGCCCGGGCGCCGATGGTCTCGGACGGGCTCGGCTCGTAGTCGGGGACGGCGCCCATCGTGACGACCCGGTCGGGGTCGAGGAACTGGAGCATCGTCTCGTCCATGTCGCCGACCTCGGCGAGCAGGGCGGCCCGGAACGACGGGTCCTTCATGGCGGCGACGCGCTCCTCGACCGGCAGCATGCCGACCTTGGCCCACGACGGGCAGTACGAGAACGGGTGGAAGGTCTGCAGGCCGAGGAGCAGGTTGATCGGCCGGGCCGCGACCTGCGGGATCACGAGCGACCCCTCGGCCTGGGCCTCGGCGCTCAGCTCGAGCATCCGCCGGTACGACAGCGGGTCGTGGTCGTTCTGGGTGAGGGCGAACACGATCGGCCGCCCGATCGCGGCGCCGAGCTTCCGCATCCAGGCCATCTCGGCGTCGGGGGCGGCCAGGTCCTCGCCCAGCGCGCCCGCCGGGGCGAGCTCGAAGACGCCGGCGCCCGCATCGGCCAGGGCGGCGCCGATGCCGAACAGCTCGTCCTCGGCGGCGAACGTGCCGGGCACCGGCTCGCCGTCGATCGCCATGTGGGCGATCGTGCGCGAGGTGGAGAAGCCCAGCGCGCCGGACCGGATCGCCTCGCCGACGATGGCGGCCATCGCCTCGATGTCCTCGGCGGTCGCGGGCTCGTTGCGGGCGCCTCGCTCCCCCATCACGTAGGCCCGGACCGCGCCGTGCGGGATCTGCGTGCCGACGTCGAGCGCCTTCGGCGTGCGCTCGACCGCGTCGAGGTACTCGGGGAACGTCTCCCACCCCCAGCGGATGCCGTCCGACAGCGCGGCACCGGGGATGTCCTCGACCCCCTCCATCAGGCCGATCAGCCACTCGTGCCGGTCGGGGTGCACCGGCGCGAAGCCGACGCCGCAGTTGCCCATGACCACGGTCGTCACGCCGTGCCAGCAGGTCGGCGAGAGCATCGGGTCCCACGTGACCTGGCCGTCGAAGTGGGTGTGGATGTCGACGAAGCCGGGCGTGACCAGCAGGCCGTCGGCGTCGAGCTCCTCCCGGGCCGCACCGTCGACCCGACCGTCGGCGGCGTCGCCGACCTCGGTGATGGTCCCGTCGGTGATGGCGACGTCGGCGGTGCGCGCCGGCGCACCCGTCCCGTCGACCACCGTGCCGCCACGGATGATCAGGTCGTGCACTGCTGACCCCCTGTTCGGTCCCCCCTGCGGAGCGGCAGAGCCGCCCGCCGGGCACAAGTGTGGCAGCCCGGGCGCCGGGCTGCGGCCGTGGCCGTCCGCCGGGACCGGCCACCCGAGCCGG includes:
- the meaB gene encoding methylmalonyl Co-A mutase-associated GTPase MeaB, encoding MAALLPVSDYVDGVRAGDRTVLARAITLIESQNPDHRRMAQELIQALLPSTGGAHRVGITGVPGVGKSTFIDQLGIDLTAAGHRVAVLAVDPTSSRTGGSILGDKTRMERLAVDPDAFVRPSPAGRSLGGVTRATRETILVCEAAGFDVVLVETVGVGQSETVVADMVDFFLVLMLSGAGDELQGIKKGVLELADMVAVNKADGDNRTRAELAAADYRAALHLMSPSSPTWTPPVVTCSGLTGVGLDELWHQVEVHREKLSATGELEARRRAQQVRWMWSMLDDRLRDDLRADPSIREVLSSVESRVHDGEIPATVAVEEIWDRYLRSRA
- a CDS encoding TetR/AcrR family transcriptional regulator — encoded protein: MARRTRDQRRIDYLDIGVELLTEGAASRPDPGLAFAHVRIADVAERAGVTKGALYHLWDSQESYWSDLLRFVLDEGRLAGMPDVAGATLELADRTEELPTPVEWANFVFDRFKDDPSFFARVGLFSYLQEGEVRDELDQEFRSSLEEFESMVATAVEDMGRRPRPGTDLRDFSAAVASLVHGFCLEHRIDPTRTPDFTVDGERTSLFAVCVVGMLEAFTEPAAEHAQRVAS
- a CDS encoding TetR/AcrR family transcriptional regulator — encoded protein: MGRPTAAERRRAYLQVGADMVTLHGPAATDDGTLDALANVKVADVARRAGVTKGALYHIWDSQEDYRRDLFQHLLDIGERANVEQAEQLLADAVDDDGEPITDTTELATRLASAAYREMRDDPKMLARFSFYNYAHDPRVNEMLAEGVAAFDVYYERYLAAAGRRMRAPFELRHLITSVNSYLFGTIIRHRITGGTDTTIDEAELYAEGFRAILLHLTEPDPDAEAAAATA
- the scpA gene encoding methylmalonyl-CoA mutase, whose protein sequence is MTAKFEVPDLSTVELPPPSAAPADARARWAAASEETTGLETDKQVWETPEGIGVAPLYSAADLEGLDFLDTYPGLPPFLRGPYPTMYVNQPWTIRQYAGFSTAEDSNAFYRRNLAAGQKGLSVAFDLPTHRGYDSDNPRVAGDVGMAGVAIDSIYDMRVLFDGIPLDQMSVSMTMNGAVLPVLSLYIVAAEEQGVKPEQLAGTIQNDILKEFMVRNTYIYPPAPSMRIISDIFSYTSERMPRFNSISISGYHMQEAGATADLELAYTLADGLEYIQAGLDAGLEVDRFAPRLSFFWAIGMNFFMEIAKMRAARLLWAKLVKERFSPSNDKSLSLRTHSQTSGWSLTAQDVFNNVIRTCVEAMASTQGHTQSLHTNSLDEALALPTDFSARIARNTQLFLQQESGTTRVIDPWGGSYYVERLTAELAAKALAHIGEVDEVGGMAKAIEAGIPKLRIEEAAARTQARIDAGRQPVIGVNKYRLDENEDIDVLKVDNSAVRAGQIAKLERLRAERDDDAVRAALEALTNAADRGDGNLLDLGVAAARAKASVGEISDALEKVYGRHRADIRSISGVYRSELGEKGGAVDEVRRKVEAFEAADGRRPRILLAKMGQDGHDRGQKVIASAFADLGWDVDIGPLFQTPEEVARQAVEADVHIVGPSSLAAGHLTLVPELKRALEALGRPDILVVVGGVIPPQDYQALYDAGAAAVFPPGTVIHEAASDLLDRLADQLGYDLTS
- a CDS encoding methylmalonyl-CoA mutase family protein; amino-acid sequence: MSEPTATALAGGFEPADEDAWLAAVDKVLKGAPFTKLVGRTADGITVQPLYTPSNSPGRRDEAGFPGQAPFTRGAHAAGRVEVAWDIRSIVTGPDPATANARALQDLERGVTSLEVPWGGDPAALARTLEGVYLDLAPVVLRPGFDATAAADALIALWSDRGIEPRTAVGGFGADPLAALAANGGEGRDPEALLAELGRLAARTAAEQPKVRSVTVSTLPAVEAGASEGQELTVMLSTGAAYLRAMADAGLTADEAAGQIELELAADEDVFSTVAKLRAARRLWATLLAACGASEAAQAPTLHVTAARRMLTRRDPWVNLLRTTAAVFAAGVGGADGITAHPYDLLLGDPSDLGRRMARNTQLLLQEESNLGRVLDPAGGSGYVESLTDEIAAVGWRIFQELEATGGMPTVLLDGTLAARIVEVRDARLARVATRKAPITGVSEFPDLGEDPPPPASPDGGGQPLLVPVRWAERFESLRDRADAARAGGTDPVVFLANLGPVATHTARATYAKNLFEAGGLRAVTSERGSTTGFTSADEAAEDLVASGARLACICSSDAVYEERATATAAALKAAGAEVVYLAGNPGDRRAAEEAAGVDEFVHVGVDVLAVLERAQDALGLADAGGKGSA
- a CDS encoding ferric reductase-like transmembrane domain-containing protein, producing MTSQLWWWVARSSGMVAGVLIALTLVWGLLLTTKVIPRKGMPAWLTDMHRMLGGLSVVFLGLHLVALFLDSYAHFAWRELFVPFQSAYRAGAVAWGIGAFWMLLVVEGTSLLQRRMPRKVWRGLHFLSYPVAVMVAIHAMTAGTDSGNPVFRIVTFGLMAVLTALTAYRFLSTRRTAAPRTPNRRTSGPPSATVPAPMAAPVPTATAAPVPPPAPAPAPAAAASAAAAPPADMFAAPADMFAPPPRTGAARPTAPSQPPAPPRPATPASDPYSEVR
- a CDS encoding DoxX family protein, which gives rise to MTYISASEFDVILLVLRVVAGVTLFLHGYNKVFRGGKIDGTAGWFESLGMKPGRLNAYMAATTELGAGALLTVGLLTPLAAAGLIGICVVAARTDHRGSFFMFKNGWEYVMVLGFLGWGIGALGPGRWSLDHAFGIADELTKDWRGAIIAGVVGVLAGAGTLLAFHHPTPSSDS
- a CDS encoding PIG-L deacetylase family protein, whose product is MTDALEPLPEDWDRALAVVAHPDDLEYGAASAVARWTAQGKSVTYLLVTDGEAGIDGIPPEECGPLRRQEEIASARIVGVETVEFLGRPDGLVTADVALRRDLAAAIRRHRPDVVVSINFRDQWGGAGWNHVDHRATGLALLDAARDAGNRWLFTDLADPDSGDHLEPWPGVRFAAFSGSDLATHAVDVTDWIHKGVESLEAHRTYLDGLPEGTLGTDPKPFLRGFAAQTGPRLGVELAVSFEVIDL
- a CDS encoding N-acyl-D-amino-acid deacylase family protein, with the protein product MHDLIIRGGTVVDGTGAPARTADVAITDGTITEVGDAADGRVDGAAREELDADGLLVTPGFVDIHTHFDGQVTWDPMLSPTCWHGVTTVVMGNCGVGFAPVHPDRHEWLIGLMEGVEDIPGAALSDGIRWGWETFPEYLDAVERTPKALDVGTQIPHGAVRAYVMGERGARNEPATAEDIEAMAAIVGEAIRSGALGFSTSRTIAHMAIDGEPVPGTFAAEDELFGIGAALADAGAGVFELAPAGALGEDLAAPDAEMAWMRKLGAAIGRPIVFALTQNDHDPLSYRRMLELSAEAQAEGSLVIPQVAARPINLLLGLQTFHPFSYCPSWAKVGMLPVEERVAAMKDPSFRAALLAEVGDMDETMLQFLDPDRVVTMGAVPDYEPSPSETIGARARARGVSPWEVYYDDLMGDDGNALIMRPLLNYTDFNLDAVHEMLTSPATRWGLGDGGAHCGTTCDASTPTYLLTHWARDRAEGMSVEQAVRTLTSETATLYGLGDRGVLAPGKLADVNLIDLDALSLHRPEMVHDLPGDARRFIQRAEGYRATIKSGQVTLRDGEDQGVRAGQLLRGAR